From Theileria orientalis strain Shintoku DNA, chromosome 4, complete genome, the proteins below share one genomic window:
- a CDS encoding uncharacterized protein (Sjogrens syndrome scleroderma autoantigen 1 family protein), with product MGDIDFDSHSKNDEITQKMAGLLLKGWTMLSDNCTRCTEVPLMRSRDGSSVCCKCSARTPSNVRDKRNEFSYPDEVNTSRLDPYVPIGELNLNGIELNSIHSGNDKLVPNGVKPVENMLQRQNFNFELGQLRLLEVQVNKLLYRYLRYSNMLNSGDRTVDLDL from the exons atGGGTGATATCGATTTTGATTCTCACTCAAAAAATGATGAAATTACTCAGAAAATGGCCGGATTGCTTCTAAAAGGATGGACTATGCTTTCCGACAACTGTACTAGG TGTACTGAAGTCCCTCTGATGCGTTCTAGGGATGGAAGCTCTGTTTGTTGCAAGTGTTCCGCTCGAACTCCTTCCAATGTTAGAGATAAAAGGAATG aaTTTTCCTATCCTGACGAAGTGAATACTAGTAGACTGGACCCTTACGTTCCCATTGGTgaactaaatttaaatggaaTTGAGCTAAATTCTATACACAGTGGCAACGATAAGCTGGTTCCCAATGGAGTCAAGCCTGTTGAGAACATG TTGCAAAGGCAGAATTTCAACTTTGAACTGGGACAGCTCCGCCTCCTCGAGGTTCAAGTTAACAAGCTGTTGTATAGGTATCTGAG gTATTCCAATATGCTGAATTCTGGCGATCGCACAGTTGACCTTGATTTGTAa
- a CDS encoding predicted protein — protein MNKSNKRRVYVGNLSWKVKWQDLKDHMKQVGDVVRADIIEDRDGKSKGCGIVEFANEESAVRAISELNDTSILDRQIFVREDRENYTPFRGYNRYQRGYSDSPKSNTVMVTNLQWKTTWKELKDLFKNCGIVLRADVLSYEDGRSRGIGKVIFANEYSAKKAINMYNDYSLGGRKIGVRLEN, from the exons atgaataaa TCCAATAAACGTAGAGTATATGTTGGTAATTTGTCGTGGAAGGTTAAATGGCAGGACTTGAAGGATCACATGAAGCAAGTCGGGGACGTTGTTAGGGCCGACATTATAGAGGACCGCGACGGGAAATCGAAG GGGTGTGGAATTGTAGAATTCGCGAATGAGGAGTCCGCAGTGAGGGCCATTTCGGAGTTGAACGACACCTCAATTCTTG ATCGTCAAATTTTTGTAAGGGAGGATAGGGAAAACTACACACCGTTCAGAGGGTACAACCGTTACCAACGCGGGTATTCTGATTCCCCAAA GAGCAACACTGTTATGGTCACAAATTTGCAGTGGAAAACCACGTGGAAGGAGTTGAAGGACCTGTTTAAGAACTGCGGAATCGTGTTGAG GGCAGATGTTCTAAGTTACGAGGACGGCAGGTCTAGGGGGATTGGAAAGGTCATCTTCGCCAATGAGTACAGTGCGAAGAAGGCCATTAACATGTACAACGACTATTCTCTTGGAGGAAGAAAAATTGGTGTTAGACTAGAAAATTAA
- a CDS encoding uncharacterized protein (thioredoxin domain containing protein): MNLNLTKKVEDNILNILNEREHEIDDIIHDYTVLEKKLYKSRDDEALETLREARLRELKKQYTRRQEYLQKGYGRVEEVYSDKEFFNACRDADSVVVHFYRPTTKRCEYLESHLKRVADTHFTTKFLKVNAEKTPFICDRFNIWCIPTLMIIKEGKTSHSIVGFEELGGDGFDTETLVSVLDKHGIKQPSG; encoded by the exons ATGAATTTGAACTTGACGAAGAAGGTCGAagataacattttaaatatattaaatgaaaGGGAGCACGAGATAGATGATATAATACACGACTACACAGTGCTTGAAAAAAAGTTATACAAGTCAAGGGACGATGAGGCACTAGAAACCCTGAGAGAAGCAAGGCTTCGGGAGCTGAAGAAACAGTATACAAGGAGGCAGGAGTACTTACAGAAGGGGTACGGGAGGGTAGAGGAGGTGTACTCAGACAAGGAGTTCTTCAACGCGTGTAGAGACGCAGACTCAGTG GTGGTTCACTTTTATCGGCCAACAACAAAGAGGTGTGAATACCTTGAGTCTCATTTGAAAAGGGTTGCAGATACCCACTTTACGACAAAGTTCCTAAAGGTAAACGCAGAAAAGACGCCCTTTATTTGCGACAGATTCAACATTTGGTGTATACCGACG CTCATGATAATAAAAGAGGGAAAGACCAGCCACTCAATAGTAGGATTCGAGGAGTTGGGAG GCGACGGATTCGATACAGAAACCCTGGTGTCAGTGCTCGACAAACATGGAATAAAGCAGCCCAGCGGCTGA
- a CDS encoding uncharacterized protein (Os02g0725600 protein), producing the protein MTRESKLLKKSQFVESCKLNPIIVIDCEFNDYASEKESRSLANQIMQSYGANKRASKPFNLIICGIKENSFLDEAFRRISGTQNWSCLLTHQPLDSLFNSDDLTYLSADSSDILSDLVPSGIYVIGGIVDRNRLDGITYNKARIIGAKCRRLPIREHLKLSGSHILSVNTCVNILLDFYVSRDWESSLRSCIPKRKL; encoded by the coding sequence atgACTCGTGAGAGTAagttgttaaaaaaatcTCAGTTTGTTGAAtcttgtaaattaaatccCATTATTGTCATTGATTGTGAATTTAACGACTATGCTTCTGAGAAGGAATCCCGGAGTCTTGCTAACCAGATTATGCAATCTTACGGTGCTAATAAGCGTGCTTCTAAGCcctttaatttaattatttgtggAATTAAGGAGAACAGTTTTTTGGACGAGGCTTTCCGGCGCATCAGTGGCACTCAGAATTGGTCCTGCCTTTTAACTCACCAGCCTCTCGACTCTCTTTTCAATTCCGATGACTTGACTTATCTTTCTGCTGATTCTAGTGATATTCTTTCTGATCTTGTTCCTTCTGGCATCTATGTTATTGGTGGCATTGTCGATCGCAATAGGCTGGACGGTATTACTTACAATAAGGCTCGCATCATTGGTGCTAAGTGTCGGAGGCTTCCCATTCGGGAGCACTTAAAGCTTTCTGGTTCTCACATTTTATCTGTGAACAcctgtgtaaatattttacttgaCTTTTACGTTTCCAGGGACTGGGAGTCCTCCCTCAGGTCTTGCATTCCCAAGAGGAAGCTCTAG